In Arachis hypogaea cultivar Tifrunner chromosome 7, arahy.Tifrunner.gnm2.J5K5, whole genome shotgun sequence, the genomic window ATTAGTAAATACACTGGTTGTTAATTAGGCTGTATAAGGATTTTGAATACACTGTAATCTGTTACTTCTTCTACGATACCAAATCATCACATAGTTCAAAGCATCCCGTGTTACATAGGGTCTGGGGAAGGGCCACACACACAGTCTCATTATGATTTCCATGAGAGCTCTTCTTTCAATTGCATTGATGTGTGGTGGAATGATTGCATGGTTGCTTTGATTTGGTTAACAAGTGTTTTAGTATGGGGCTAGTGGCTTAAACTTCCAAGTGATGCTGGGAAAATTGCGCATGGGCTTTGAGTCATTGTAAACAATGAAATGAACTTCATGAAGATCCCGTCTGATGGaagtggaaaaataattaatattgatcAAGTAGTGCAAGAGGATCTTTCTCTCTTATTGATTCTAGTTACTATTGATTCTTGTTTTACCGTAGCTGGTGGTAGTAAATTGTTCTGCACTATTATGTGCCTATTTGTTCATTATAATTGCAATTGCATGCACTGATTAGGCTATATATCCATTTTAGCAGTTGAATTTCACATTTGATAAGCGACAGTTGCAGATTAACtttcatttgttttcaacttGACAAGGCCTTTTCCAAGCTCTATCTGGTTAGATTGTTCTCTTCCACTATTTTTCTATCTGTTGTCTTAGTTTATCCTTTTGCCACTTGCCACCACCATTAACAGGATTCATGATAATGGAGGGGATGTTcttcgatttttttatttttgttttattttttatttttatatttgttgcAATGGAGCTCTCAAAGAAATTGTGTTTATATCTTTAGCCACCTAAGAGAGCATCCAAACATCCTCATAATATCCTATGTAATAAGCATTTGATAATATTTATAGGCTTTATCAATTTTCAGATTGAAAAATGAAGCACATTGTGAAGATTTTCTCATTGGTGGTGGCCATCACTGCATTATGGATTGGCCTCTTACAATCATCTGTTATTCCACGTAGTCATACTTGTCTGGTAAGTAGTTATGTCATTAtatgcttgattctttgtttatctttttagttttctGTTTTCGGGTTTCCGAAAATTTGGGCAAGGGTCACATGCAAGCTGTGTTGCACTGGTATGGCAAAATTGCCAAAGTATCCCTATCTGGTAGTCTGGTATGTATGCGCTTCTGGTCCACGTGAACACTTCTAGGTACCATGATCTCAGTTACCCACCACCATTCTTGTCCTCCAATCATCAATGGCAACAAAACAGCAGCTGCCCGACGGTGATGTGAGCAAGCTTGATCAGCATTTTCATAGGTGGTGGATCCATGGTGAGTTGCCACTTGTCATCTCTGTTGTGCCTTGCGGACAGCCTCGAGCTGATCATTCCTAATCACACACTGCTGAATGCCATAAAACCCTCTTGCTTTTCCTTTTAAAGTATTTTCATttgtttatttctctttttccccCTCCATGTTCTGCAATATGGTTTGGGATTTTCCTGCATTTATCAAATGTGGATAGTCCAGATTGAGTGGGTAAATATATACAAGAGAGTGCAGACCttggaaagaaaaaaattattaggaTAACTCTTTTATCACCATATGAATTTTAGTTTAGTGCATTTTAAGTAGTTTAGCTTTCTAATTATAGATGAAAGTTTGAGCAACACTGTACactatattattttatgttaaaattggTATGTGTTTCGTTTATCATATAAAGTTCTAGTTTTTATATTGTATAAAATTAGCTAGATTTTTGTATCGTTTAATATATATTGGTGGCTATGAAACTTTGGCAACACtttaaaagtgtagccaaaatTAAGGTCACACTTCTTACTATTTGGGAACACTTTTCAATTTGAAAAATCTAAAACATTAGTGTGATCAAGTTAAAAAGTTTTGCCAAATAACAAAAATGACCTAAATTTTAGCTACACTTTTTAAGTGTTGCCAAAGTTTCATAGCCATTATAATCATATACATAGACACTTTTTCACGCATAAATACTCcacttttttgtaaaaaaaatgtttttttcttATGTACTCGAATCCCCACCATTCCCTTACCAATGCAACATAGCATGCACCAGACCTTGTTAATTTGTTTGCCTAATGCTTACAAGCAAAAAGCTTAAATCTGTTCCCACTGAACCAATACCATTGGCAATTTACTTTCttcattattgttattatctttttagaATGATAATTTGCATGATACTGACTATACCTTATTTCTGTCCGCACACAGCTACCAGTCTATTTTGTTGTGTCTTTAGGATGTTATGGTCTGTTAATGGTTGGAGTTGGTCTGATGAATTTCCCAACTTGTCCTCAAGAAGCTCTGCTGTTGCAAGAGGTATCATTCTATCCTTCTGTTGGTTACAGATTGATGTCTTCTATTATTAGTCATGGCATGTGCATTTCATAGTGCCTGTCATATATATAGATATGCTTGGATGTGAGTACGAATTGAAATAATTTCAGGATAGAAAAATGCTTCTATTTCATGGatacttttcttgtttgtttttagaATATAAAACTGGATATTGTTGAGATTAAAAAGGTTGTTGCAGAAGATATCCTTCCAAAAATGAAGTTAAAACAAatgtaaaggaaaataaaataaaaggaagtaAAAATAACAGATTTGCTAAACTGCCCTATCCAAGTTCACTTGAAAATAGAACCACAAAAAATGTCAAATATTCCTTCCTCAGCTATCGCAGGTTGTTCTGTATCTTGGGCTCCAATGTAATTCACTTCAGTTCTTTATTGGTTTTGGTATTAACCATGTAATTTTGATGGTTCTAATGTTTTTGGTGTTTTGTTGTCGATTCATCTACATATTGATCCTTTTACTTATGGGAGTGTTAAGCTTGGGGCAGAAGGATTAGAATATAATTCTGGTCTCCAAATAGAACTGATTTTTAAGTAGTCCTACAATTTTTAATGTTATTATGAATGTGCTTGTTGATTAAGAATGTTGCTTATTTTGCTTCTATCTAGGACATTGTGGAGGCCAGGGACGGATATAAGGGGGGGCGAGTGGCGGCCTCGGCCCCCCCCCAACTTTTTTTAAgagtaataagttattatgtataatttaattttttttaaaaaaatatttagtatttagtctagtataaataaaaattcagtcaaatttaaatattaataatttttaatatctaaaaagtaagtaacaatattaaagaaatttgaaaaatatattattactaatattttttaattaaataaaaaatttcaaatattataaagtgaattctttttcttcttatagccgtctttttttattcatttggtattaattttttctgtttcaactgctacaattaagagatctttttcaactatgaatattgtgaaaaataacttagaaacaaaataaaagatgaatttcttgataattttcttttaattatattgaaaaaaaaattactgaaaaattttacacaaattctattattggtgaattttatgatatgaagaatcgaccatttcgttagtaaaaagtatacacatatttctttttactttaaaatatattctttgtcaatatatttttgtaatacatcttatcttatataatttttttacataatttttaatattatatgtgttattggcctcccataatatcatttctggatccgtccctggTGGAGGCCAAGGAATATCTGAAGCAAAGAGGAGTTGATGGTAGCTCTAGCTGAATAATAATTTGTTGATTCAGAATTAGCTGCTAACAATTACTTAATGGGAGTAGCAAAGAATTTTGTCAAACAATGTGCGGGAAATATTTGGATTAGCACTACTGTACATGGAATTCTTTTTACTTcgataaactttttttttttgctgggtGGATATTTTGGATAACCCAAAacgaattatattattttatttttcgggtaaaattgtattatttattttttgtcaaatCAAAATTGTATTCTTATGAACGTATTAAATTAGTATAAATTTGAAGTGTGTTTTGACTTTTGAGCTTCTTCCAAGGCTTTCCAAAGTGAAATATCAAAGCGGACTGTTGGGAAGAGAAGCTTTTTGTCGACATTCCTCGTGAATTCAGAGGCCCTTATGGCTCCATTGTTTTGTTCTGTTCAAaagtaacaaaagaaagcttgttcaACAAGTTTTGCGATGTGCACGACGGTTCCATTGGAATAGTCTTCTCCCCTTACATCAAGATATGTTCTTGAGAATTCTGCACCACGCGCCACCTAGTGTTCAGTAGCAGAATGTAGTTGTTTCCAAATGTGAATCAAATTGGTGATGCTCTTTCAAAGTACCGGGATTTTGCAGCATGTAGCTGTTGAGGAGTTTCGTCAAAGTAGCAATAAGTTGGTTGCAACAGCAAACGTACAGGCAAGAAATTGGAAGTTCCAATTCTTGATAATTATTTAGGATATGCTAAGAGATATGTTGGATGCCTCGTGCCTACAAATATCACAGGTTGGAAACTTCATGAAATAGTTGATTAATTTCAGCATAGGGGTTGGGATTGGACCTACTGAGTCTTTAGCTAAATTCCCAAAGAGAACTAGGAttgttgatcttgttgaagatCAATTGCACCAGCAACAACAGcagaaaaataatgaataaacACCTGGTATGCAAATTGGTTCTTCTAGGAGTGGTACCTTAGCCAGCACTGTTTAGATTCATAATTCAGTTTATTCTAGGGGTTCTCCTGTAATTGATGTAGGGGGCACGCGCAACTAATCTCGGTTTAGTTCTTCTCATTTCTTACTTTATTATTAATAGCATCTTTACCTCAaaatttttctctttcaaaatcatCTTTATCCAACATTATATACTCTCCAACAATAAACATGTGGCTATATATATACAAGGCTAATCTGTGCATATTATTTCTGTCATCATAGAACTTTTTACAATAGAGCATAACaatataacaacaataataaaatcttattCCGTTAGATGAGATGAACTATATAAATCAAAGATTTTCATTTACGCTTAAATTTCTCCATaccattttattcaaaataattgTATCTTGATTTCAATTTTACATTAGTTATGATTAGAATGCTAAAAGCTTTTAATGCTtcttaattttaacttttaatgatCATGATATAGGAAAAGTTTTATATATTCTACTAATATCACTCTTCCAATAATTTTAGCAgttaatttcaattatatataaatatataaattttatgattGAGATCAATGACGAAAATTATTGGAATATAATACTTGAAAATTTTCCATTAATATATAAATTGGAGCACGTAAATTGtaactactaaaataataattacagTCCATCTATCTTGtattctgctttttttttttttttttttatcatacaagACGGCTGAAGGTCCAACGAAATCAAAATAAGCAACACCCAAATagccaaattaaaagaaaatttccaTCTtgacaaaaccaaaaaaaaaaaaagaaaaaaattcccATGATGTGGCATCTCCATGGCAACAGCAGGTGGTGACTTCTGCCAAATGCTCAAGTCTTGCACGCTGTCGATTCCAATATTGACAAGCTTATCAATGTATATTTGAATTGGGTTCCCCAATTCCTGTTCATTAGCTCCTTAATTTGTTGATGAAAGGATTATGGTTCTGATTGCTCTTATCTTGGTTTGTCCTCATCTTTATTGCTGATAGTGAATCCCTCTAAATTACAATTTGCTTGAAACCCCTGTCCCAAGCCAAAACCATGCCAAGTAATATTCTCCAAAGCTCTGCTGTAATCCTATAACATTATTATAAAGCAAGGTTTTTCACATAGTAGTCTTGCATCAGATTATTTCAAGCTGAAACATTTCACGTTGTATCCAAAGACTTCTACAATCTCATACTTCTCACAGCTCCCTTTGCCTTTGTATGTTTTCCATTTTCTCCACTGTGTCTTTGCATAGAGGGAATGATGATTTTAGCTGACATTGTAATTATTATCTTCCATATCATTATTGCTATTTCTCTTCAATACCTAATGATAGTTAGTTGCTCTATATTGTTaccataatttcaaaatcttaataGAAATAAATCACATAATTTTCTACTTATAAGAATTAGAGGAGAAATAATATTCACTCACAAATAAATAGCAGCAGCAATAGCACACCAATAACAGCAAAAAAAAtgtatagaaaaattaaaaatagagacAAAAATACACCAAGATTTTTAACGTAGAAAATCTCTTTAATGCGAGAAGTAAAAACTATCAGTCACCAGGACCGGAGAAATAGTTTCACTATGATCAAAATAaggtacaagagagtcacaaTTCACTATACAAAACATGCATATGACAAGCCAAACAATCTAAGCATCAAAACTtacaaaacaagaacaagaagatgaaaataccacaAGAACAAAGATATTTCTGCGTGGCCAATATTTCTAACTATAGATTTTGAATTGTAGATCAGAATGATGAAAACAAAGAACCAGGTTTCTGGAACACATTATCCAAATTTGAGCTCAATCCAATGGTTAACGAATCTGCAGTGATCGATTTACAGATATAGCTTTGTATTTGTGCGAAaatactttctttcttctcttcaatGTTTAGTGTTATCTCTCTTGCATTCCTAACTCACCTCAGCTACTTTACCCTTAGCAAAGAGCAACCATGGGCTTTGATACTAACATCTGGACTTTTTTCTCACATAGAAAGGGAGCCCgaaacccaacaaatctcccctCACGACTATGTGGAGGTAATTGTCAGTCCGGCGATTAAGCAACAAACTTTAAATTTCTACCTTGGTATGCCTTGGTCATCATATCAGAACCATTCTAATCAGTATAATGTATAAACcttttcaagttccaacaactCATAATCCAAAACATCAAGTATACAATGATACCTCACAAAATAAGATGTAGAACACTTTGACTATCACAAACAAGACATATATCTCTTGAGCAAACCTGAGTTCCTTCAAGAATTTCTTCATCCAAAGCATCTCCTTGTACGcttcatgatgagcggatattttatacgctttttggggtaatttcatgtagattttagtatgttttaattagtttttagtaagatattattagtttttaggcaaaaatcatatttctggactttactatgagtttgtgtgtttttctgtgatttcaggtattttctggctgaatttgagggagttgagcaaaaatctgagttaggctgaaaaaggagtgctgatgttgttggatcctgacctccctgcactcggaatggaatttttagagctacaggagtccaattggtgcgttctcaacggcgttggaaagtagacatccagggctttccagcaatatataatagtccatattttgcgcgaagatagacgatgtaacttggcgttgaacgccaagtacatgctgctgtctggagttaaacgccagaaaaaacgtcatgatccggagttgaacgcccaaaacacgttataacgtggagttcaactccaagaaaggcctcaactcgtggattgctttagtctcagccccagaacacaccaagtgggccccagaagtggatttctgcaccaattatcttagtttactcatattctgtaaacctaggttactagtttactatttaatcaacttttagagatttatcttgtacctcatcacattttcagatctgaattacatactttttgacggcatgagtctctaaactccattgttgggggtgaggagctctgcagcgttggtgcacgaaattgcaatcacacttttgcaatcccgcacaactaaccagcaagtgcactgggtcgtccaagtaataccttacgtgagtaagggtcgatcccacggagattgtcggcttgaagcaagctatggttatcttgtaactcttagtcaggatatcaataattatcaagtttgattgtgaaaagtaaagaacatgaaataagtacttgttttgcagtaatggagaataggttgaggttttggagatgctctgttttctgaacctctgctttcctactgtcttcttcttcaagcacgctaggctccttccatggcaagctgtatgtagggtttcaccgttgtcaatggctaccccccatcctctcagtgaaaatgttcaacgcaccctgtcacggcacggctatccagctgtcggttctcgatcatgtcggaatagaatccagtgattcttttgcgtctgtcactaacgccccacaatcacgattttgaagctcgtcacagtcattcaatcattgaatcctactcagaataccacagacaaggtttagaccttccggattctcttgaatgccgccatcaattctagcttataccacgaagattctgattaaggaatccaagagatatctactcaatctaaggtagaacggaggtggttgttaggcacgcgttcatagttgagaatatgatgagtgtcacagatcatcacattcatccgggttaagaacaagtgatatcttagaacggaagcaagcatgattgaataagaaacagtagtaattgcattaatccatcaagacacagcagagctccttaccctcaaccatggggtttagagactcatgccgtaggaagtacacaaagaaacgtgtaaagtgtcatgaggtacagatacaatgtcaaaagatcctattaatagtaagctagtaacctagggtatacagaaatgagtaaatgacgtaaaaatccacttctgggtccacttagtgtgtgcttgggctgagcattgaagccttcatgtgtagagactttttctggagttaaacgccagctttcatgccagtttgggcgtttaactccaatttttatgccagttccggcgttaaacgctgggaattctgaggctgatttgcaacgccggtttgggccatcaaatctcgggcaaagtatggactattatacattgctgaaaagcccaggatgtctaatttccaacgccgttgagagcgcgccaattaggcttctgtagctccagaaaattcacttcgagtgcagggaggtcagaatccaacagcatctgcagtccgttttagtctctgaatcagatttttgctcaggtccctaaatttcagccagaaaatacctgaaatcacagaaaaacacacaaactcatagtaaagtccagaaaagtgaattttaactaaaaaataataaaaatatactaaaaactaactagatcatactaaaaacatactaaaaacaatgccaaaaagcgtacaaattatccgctcatcacaataccaaacttaaattgttgcttgtcctcaagcaactgaaaatcaaataagataaaaagaagagaatatactatagactccaaaatatcaaagaaactaagctccaattagatgagcgggactagttgctttttgcttctgaacagttttggcatctcactttatcctttgaagttcagaatgattggcatctataggaactcagaactcagatagtgttattgattctcctagttaagtatgatgattcttgaacatagctattgtatgagtcttggctgtggcccaaagcactctgtcctccagtattaccaccggatacatacatgccacagacacataattgggtgaaccttttcagattgtgacctaactttgctagagtccccaattagaggtgtccagggttcttaagcacactctttttgccttggatcacaactttatttctttctttttctttttctctttcttttctttctttttttcgtttttttttaattcactgctttttcttgcttcaagaatcaatttgatgatttttcagatcctcaataacaagtctccttttccttcattctttcaagagccaacaattttaacattcttaaaacaacaaattcaaaagacatatgcactgttcaagcattcattcagaaagcaaaaagcattgtcaccacatcaaactaattcaactagtttcaaagatgaattcgaaatcctgtacttcttgttcttttgtgattaaagcatttttcatttaagagaggtgatggattcataggacattcatagctttaaggcatgaactttaaattttattaattatgaattaagaacaagactcaaaaatagatataagataagactagtaggaatagaaaacaaaaatttaaataggctcctaatgatagaggttatcacagaattaggacttaacaaccttgattttgagaagtggatgctccctcaacttgagaggagagcttttggcatttcaactcttgaagttcacgcccctgcttctcttgttccttcagcaatttgcagagcatgcagttctgattctgctgttcttccttaagttgctccatagtttcttgtaacttggtgatagatgcttctaggctggtccagtagtcaattttagggaattcagggaggaattcctgcgccctcctcttgatagagttgtcttgcatttgtccttccattgacttcttggtgattggatgttcaatgtgtatgaattcatctactcccatcttcacacTAGCCTCTTTAcagagtggtggacgaaattgtgatcattattctttaagttatatttttatggaatttgaaattggcacgagtggacgcaactccgttcaactaaccagcaagtgtactgggtcgtccaagtaataaaccttacgtgagtaagggtcgatcccacagagattgttggtatgaagcaagctatggtcaccttgtaaatctcagttaggcagattaaattggtttatgggtttttgaaaatagaaataagaaaatagaaataataaaagggatagagcacttatgcagattcattggtgggaatttcagataagcgaatggagatactgtatggctcaagaacgcctgctttcccactgcttcaactcaatccttcttactcctttccatagcaagctgtgtataggggttcaccattcgacgatggctactttgaatcctctcgggaaaatgatcctctgcggctgtcactcgcatggctaatcgtctggaggcatcacctggccgaaggctacatcccatcctcgcagtgaaaactacgctcacacgctctgtcacagcacggctaatcactggttggttcccgctcctactggaatagaatcccttgattcttttgcgtctgtcactaacgcccagcacttgcgagtctgaagcacgtcacggtcattcattaccggaatcctactcggaataccacagacaaggttagactttccggattcctaggatcctactcggaataccacagacaaggtgagactttccggatcctcgtaaatgccgccatctatctagcttataccacgaagattctgttggggaatctaagagatacacattcaagctctgttgcatgtagaacggaagtggttgtcaattacgtgcgttcataagtgagaatgataatgagcgtcacttaatcatcacattcatcatgttcttgggtacgaatgaatatcttggaataagaataagagagatttgaataaaagaaaatagaattgcattaatacttgaggtacagcagagctccacacccttaatctatggtgtgcagaaactccaccgttgaaaatacataagtaaaaaggttcaggcatggccgaatggccagccccctgaatgtgatcaatagtctcctaagatgaagaataaaacaaaactgagaccaaagatgtctaatacaatagtaacttatcctatttatactagactagctactagggtttacatgagtaagtatttgatgcataaatccacttccggggcccacttgggtatgtttgggctgaacttgatctatccacgagctgaggcttttcttggagttgaactccaagttatgacgtgttttgggcgttcaactccggatcatgacgtttttctggcgtttaactccagacagcagcatgtacttggcgttcaacgccaagttacgtcgtcaattcccgaacaaagtatggactattatatattgctggaaagctctggatgtctactttccaacgccgttgagagcgcgccaattggagttctatagctccagaaaatccatttcgagtgcagggaggtcagattccaacagcatcagcagtccttttgtcagccttttttcagagatttgctcaagtccctcaatttcagccagaaattacctgaagtcacagaaaaacacacaaactcatagtaaagtccataaatgtgaatttaacataaaaactaatgaaaacattcctaaaagtagctcaaacttactaaaaactacctaaaaacaatgccaaaaagcgtataaattatccgctcatcacaacaccaaacttaaattgttgcttgtccccaagcaactgaaaatcaaataggataaaagaagagaatatactataaattccagaatatcaatgaatattaattataattagatgagcgggacttgtagctttttgcttctgaatagttttggcatctcacttttttcctttgaagttcagagtgattggcgtctctgggaactcagaattttggatagtgttattgactttcctagttaagcatgttgattcttgaacacagctacttatgagtcttggccgtggccctaagcactttgttttccagtattaccaccggatacataaatgccaca contains:
- the LOC112702949 gene encoding dolichol-phosphate mannose synthase subunit 3 isoform X1 → MKHIVKIFSLVVAITALWIGLLQSSVIPRSHTCLLPVYFVVSLGCYGLLMVGVGLMNFPTCPQEALLLQEAFQSEISKRTVGKRSFLSTFLVNSEALMAPLFCSVQK
- the LOC112702949 gene encoding dolichol-phosphate mannose synthase subunit 3 isoform X2 is translated as MKHIVKIFSLVVAITALWIGLLQSSVIPRSHTCLLPVYFVVSLGCYGLLMVGVGLMNFPTCPQEALLLQEDIVEARDGYKGGRVAASAPPQLFLRVISYYV